From Pseudomonas fluorescens:
ACAGGCTGGTGGACGTGTTCCCGGCGGGGGAAAAGGCCATGGTCCGCACCATGCTGTCTGAGTCGCTGCAAGCGGTGGTGTCACAGGTGTTGGTCAAGAAGCTCGGCGGTGGGCGGGTGGCCGCCCATGAAATCATGTTGGGCACGCCAGCCATCCGTAACTTGATCCGCGAAGACAAGGTGGCGCAGATGGTCTCGGCGATTCAGACCGGTGCAGCGTTGGGGATGAAAACCTTGGATATGAGTTTGAAGGCGTTGGTCACGGAAGGCGTGATCAGCCGGGAAGAGGCGCGGGAGAAGGCGAGGGTACCTGGGGATATCTGAGGGCTTGTGGACAGTACAAATCAAATGTGGGAGGGGGCTTGCCCCCGATAGCGGTGGATCAGTCACTTTGATGTCGACTGACACTCTGCTATCGGGGGGGCAAGCCCCCTCCCACATTTATTACTGCATTCCAGCTTTGGATCAGCGTTGGACTACCCGCAAGGTGTTCTGCTCTTTTGGCAGAACCCGCTTGGCAATCACGTAGTTCTTGTCCCAGAACGGCTTTTTCAGGGTGTCGATGCTGACCGACTTGCCACGGCGTGGTGCGTGGATAAAGCGGTCGTTGCCCAGGTAGATGGCAACGTGGTTGACCTTGCGGCTCTTGAGTTTGAAGAACAACAGGTCGCCCGGTTTCAAATCCTTGCGCTCAACCTTTTGCCCGTGGCCGGCGGCCATGGCGTTGGAGGTGCGCGGCAAATCCACGGCCGCTACGTCGTTAAACGCATATTTCACCAAACCGCTGCAGTCGAACCCTTTACTTGGGCTGCTGCCGCCCCAACGATAAGGAGTACCGAGCACGTTGACGGCGCGGCTGAGGACGGTGCTGCTTTGTTTGGTGTTGGCTGCCATCAGGCCTGGGGTGGTTTTGCCGTGGGCCTTGCTCAGTTGAGTCGGGCGGCTGACAGTAGGCTTGGCTGATTTGGCCGTGCTTGGTGTGCTGTGAACTTTAGGGGTGAAACCGTTTACGTTAGGAAGTCGTTGCTCACGATTGGTGGCGTGGGCGGCCAGTGGCATTAATAGGCAAATGGTTAGCCATGTCTTGAAAAATGGTCGCATTAGGCGTGGCTCTTATGGGTTTGCGCGCAACTTTATAACAGCTTTTTGTGTCGTTCTCAGGCCGTTTGTCGACTGAACCTTGGGGTCAAATCCAGGAAAAACGCGACGAATCGCCGCAATTGTCCTACACAAGTCAGGTGGCATAAGGCTTTCAGGGGATGGAAGATACCATTGGCCGTACGTCGGGCGCCCGTAAAAAAGTCACAAATAAAGTGAAAAAATTTATCTATCAAGGCAAAAGAGGTACTCCATGAACACCTATCAACAGCTTGGTTCGCAGCAAGACACCCACAGCAAGGTGATCGGTTACCTGCTCTGGATTTTCGGGTTTACCGGCTCGCACCGCTTCTATTACGGCAAGCCGGTGACCGGCACGATCTGGTTTTTCACCTTCGGCTTGCTCGGTATTGGCTGGCTGATCGACCTGTTCCTCATCCCGGCCATGGACCGTGAGGCCGACCTGCGTTTTACCGCCGGGCCGATCGAATACAACGTGGCGTGGATTCTGTTGACGTTTCTCGGGGTATTCGGTGTGCACCGGATGTACCAGGGCAAATGGATCACCGGCCTGATCTACCTGCTGACCGGAGGTTTGTTCCTGGTGGGGGTGCTGTATGACTTCTGGACGTTGAATACGCAGATTTCGATCCGCAATGCCGAGCTGAGAGGCGGGCGCTGATTTCTCAGACCTTATAGCGAACTCAATGTGGGAGGGGGCTTGCCTCCCACATTGACCGTGCCCGCTTCAGGCCTGGTAGCTGATCCGCCCATCCGCCAGGGTGTAGCGCACCGTCGCCGGCAGGCTATGGCCGATGAACGGGCAGTTTTCACCCTTGGACAACCAGTGCTCGCCGGCAATCGTCGAGCTGGCTGGATCAAACAGCACCAGGTCTGCCGCAGCACCTACCGCCAACTTACCCGCCGGCAGGCGCAAGGCCTCGGCCGGACCTGCGCTCAGGCGTGCCAGCAGTGTCGGCAGGTCCAGCAAGCCATCCTCCACCAAGGTCATCGCCAGTGGCAGCAACAACTCTACGCTGCTGATACCCGGCTCTGTTGCGCCAAACGGCGCCAGCTTGGCATCGCGCTCGTGGGGTTGGTGATGGCTGGAAATGGCCGAGACCACGCCAGACTTCACTGCGGCACGTAAACCGTCACGGTCGGCACGGGTACGCAGCGGCGGTTGCACGTGATACAGGCTGGAGAAGTCGATCAGCGCCTCGTCCGTCAGGATCAACTGGTACAGCGCCACATCCGCCGTCACTGGCAGGCCACGGGCCTGGGCCTGGGCGATCAGGGCGACGCCGCGAGCACTGGTCAGCTGGCTGAAGTGCGCGCGTACACCGCTTTGCTCCACCAGCAACAGGTCGCGGGCCAGGGCGACGGTTTCAGCGGTTTCCGGAATGCCCGGCAGGCCGAGGAAGCTGGCGACGGCGCCCTCATGGGCCAGTCCACCTTCGGCCAGGTCGCGGTCCTGGGAGTGGAAAATAACGGTCAGGTCGAAGGTCGCTGCGTATTCCAGGGCGCGGCACAAGGTTCGAGTGCTGCGAAAACTCTCCAGCCCGTTGCCGAAGGCCACGCAACCGGCGTCACGCAGGGCGATCAGCTCGGCGAGTTGTTCACCTTCCAGGCCCTTGCTCAGGGCGCCGATGGGAAACACTTTGCAATTACCGGCCTCACGGGCGCGGTCGAGGATCAGTTCGGTCACGGCCGAGGTGTCCAGTACCGGCTTGGTGTGCGGCGGGCAACACAGGCTGGTCACGCCACCGGCAGCGGCGGCGCGGGTTTCGCTGGTAATGTTGCCCTTGCGGCTGTAACCCGGCTCGCGCAGGGCGACGTTCAGGTCAACCAGGCCAGGCGCGGCCACCAAGCCTTTGGCATCGATGGTCTCGACCGCGGTGAACCCGCTGGGCGCCGCACCGATGGCGATGATCTTGCCGGCTTCCAGATGAAGATCGGTAACTTGATCCAGGCCACTGGCTGGATCGATGACTCGGGCGCCGAGAATGCTGAGCTTCACTGGGCCTTCTCCTGCTCGAATTGACGTTGCGCGGTTTGCCCGCTCATGGCCATGGACAACACCGCCATGCGCACGGCGATGCCATAGGTGACCTGGTTGAGAATCACCGACTGGTTACCGTCGGCCACCGCCGACTCAATCTCCACCCCTCGGTTGATCGGCCCCGGGTGCATCACGATCGCATCGGGCTTGGCGCCGGCCAGGCGTGCGGTGGTCAAGCCGAACAGGCGGTAGAACTCGCCTTCGCTGGGCAGCAGGCCACCGGCCATGCGCTCGCGTTGCAGGCGCAGCATGATCACCACGTCCACATCCTTGAGGCCGGTGGTCATGTCGGTGTAGACCTTCACGCCATATTGCTCGATACCCACGGGCAGCAGGGTTTTCGGCGCGATCACGCGGATATCCGGGCAACCCAGGGTCTTCAGGGCCAGCATGTTCGAGCGCGCCACCCGCGAGTGCAGGATGTCGCCGACGATGGCTACCGAGAGGTTTTCAAAGCTGCCTTTGTGCCGACGGATGGTGAGCATGTCGAGCATGCCCTGGGTCGGGTGGGCGTGACGGCCGTCACCGCCGTTGATGATCGCTACCTGCGGGCACACGTGTTCGGCGATGAAGTGCGCGGCACCGGAGTCGCCGTGGCGCACGACGAACATATCGGCGGCCATGGCTTCCAGGTTGCGCAGGGTGTCGAGCAGGGTCTCGCCCTTGCTCGCCGACGAGGTGGACACGTTCAACGTGATCACGTCGGCCGACAGTCGCTGGGCCGCCAGTTCAAAGGTGGTGCGGGTGCGGGTGGAGTTCTCGAAGAACACATTGCAGATGGTCTTGCCGCGTAGCAGCGGGACCTTCTTCACCGCGCGGCCACCGACCTCGAGGAACGAGTCGGCGGTGTCGAGGATTTCAGTGAGCAGTTCGCGGGGCAAACCGTCGAGGGACAAGAAATGTTGCAACTGGCCCTGAGCATTGAGCTGCAGCGGGCGCTTGGCATCGAGAGGCGTCATCGCGGGGACTCTTTACAAGGCGGTTTAAAGGGCAAGGTCTTGCAGTTCGAGTTCGAGCGGCGTGGGACCGGACAATTTTACCCGCTGGTGGGCTGAAAGCGACAGGGTGGCGCCGACCACATCGGGGCTGATCGGCAATTCGCCGGCGTCCAGGTCGAGCAGGCAGACCAGGGTCACACTGGCCGGGCGGCCATAGTCGAACAGTTCGTTCAGGGCGGCGCGAATGGTACGGCCGCTCATCAGCACGTCATCGATCAGCACCAGATGCTGGCCTTCGATCTCGAACGGCAGCGCCGAGGGACGCACCTGCGGGTGCAGGCCATTCTGGCTGAAGTCGTCGCGGTAGAAGGACACGTCCAGGGTGCCCAGTGGCGAGTCGCTGCCCAGTTCCTTCAACAGTGCCTGGGCGACCCATACGCCGCCGGTGCGAATGCCGATAAAGCGCGGTTCGCTGATGGCACGGTGTTCCAGATGGGCCTTGAGGCGTATCGCCATCTGGCTGATCAGGTCGGCGGGATTGGGCAGGCTCATGGTGGCTCCTTCAAGGCCCTGCGTGGCGGGGGTGCCTGCACGGTCCGGGCTCAAACGTAAAAAGACGCGGCAAGCCGCGTCAGTCAGGATTCAAATAAAGCGGTGTTTTCATCCAGCCAGCCCTGCAACAGCAAGGCGGCGGCGATGGCGTCCACGGGGTTGTCGCGGTAGCTGCCTTTTTGCCCGCCACGGTCACGTCGCTCACCCTTGGCTTCGAAAGTGGTCAGGCGTTCATCGTGGGTATAGAAAGGCAGGTTGTAGCGGCCGTTAAGACGGCGGGCGAACTTCTCGGCGCGCAGGCACATGTCGCTGGGGGTGCCGTCCATGTTCAAAGGCAGGCCAACCACGACGGCGTCGGGTTTCCATTCCTTGATCAGGGCTTCGACCTGGTTCCAGTCCGGCACCCCATTCTGGGCTTTCAAGGTGCACAGCTCGCGGGCCTGGCCGGTGATCACCTGGCCGACCGCAACGCCGATCTGTTTGGTGCCGTAGTCAAAACCGAGGATCAGACGCAAGGCCATCAGGCGTGCCCCGCCTGGCTGGTGAGCAGGCTGAGGTTGACCCGCAGCTTGGCGGCGGCAGCTTCCAGGCGCAGCTCACTGGCGGTGTTGAACAGGATGTCGGCGTCGTACGGGCAGGTCAGCCAGGCGTTACTGGCCAGTTCGGCTTCCAGTTGCCCGGCTTCCCAGCCGGCGTAGCCGAGGGTGATCAGGCTCTGCTCGGGGCCGACGCCATCGGCAATGGCAAACAGCACGTCCTGGGACGTCGACAGCGACAGCCCCTCGAGGTCTACCGTGGCCTGGAACTTCGGCCCGCTCGGGTGCAATACAAAGCCGCGATCGGTCTGCACCGGCCCGCCGGTATAGATCGGCACGCCTTGGCAGCGGGCCGGTGGGTCGACCTCCGGGCGCAGTTGCTCAAGGATATCGGCCAGGTTGAGCTCTTGCGGGCGATTCACCACCAGCCCCATGGCACCATTGGCCGTGTGCTCGACGATGTAGGTCAAGGTCTGCGCAAAGTTCGGGTCGGCCATATGGGGCATGGCGATCAGGAATTGGTGCTTGAGGTAGGTCGGGTCGACATTTTTCATGTCCGCTAGTGTGGCGTTGGAGCGGCGAACTGACAAGCTGGAGTTGCCTGTTGTGGCAAGCCCGCCGCAGGGTGGGTGTTATCAGTTGCTGGAGAGTCGATCGCCCTTGGCAAACTTCCAAGTGCGGATAATTTCCAGGCGGTCGACGTCGTTCAGGTCCCCGGTAAACGGGGCAAAGGGCGCAGCCAGGCGCACGATGCGCTGGGCGGCCTGGTCCAGCAGCGGCTGGCCGGACGACTCCAGCACCTGGACCTCATATAACGTTCCGTCGCGGTTGATCGACACCAATAAGCGCAAATTGCCATAAATCTGCTGGCGCCGGGCTTCATCCGGGTAATTGAGGTTACCGATGCGCTCGACCTTCTTGCGCCATTCGTCCTTATACCAGGCACCTTTGTCGCGCATGGTGGAGGCCGCGTTCAGGCGGTAGATGCGCGGGCGCTTGGCGTACAGCTGTTGTTCGTTGGCCAGTTCGGCTTCGAGGCTGGAAATCTGGTCGGAGAGTTGCGAGCTGTCAAAGGTGGGCGCCGGTTTCACCGGTTCGGGCTGCGGCTCGGTCTTGGTTTTCTCGCGTTGGGTCGGAGCCTTCTGCGGTTTTGGCGCGACGGTGGTCACGGCAGCC
This genomic window contains:
- a CDS encoding C40 family peptidase, whose amino-acid sequence is MRPFFKTWLTICLLMPLAAHATNREQRLPNVNGFTPKVHSTPSTAKSAKPTVSRPTQLSKAHGKTTPGLMAANTKQSSTVLSRAVNVLGTPYRWGGSSPSKGFDCSGLVKYAFNDVAAVDLPRTSNAMAAGHGQKVERKDLKPGDLLFFKLKSRKVNHVAIYLGNDRFIHAPRRGKSVSIDTLKKPFWDKNYVIAKRVLPKEQNTLRVVQR
- a CDS encoding NINE protein, with the translated sequence MNTYQQLGSQQDTHSKVIGYLLWIFGFTGSHRFYYGKPVTGTIWFFTFGLLGIGWLIDLFLIPAMDREADLRFTAGPIEYNVAWILLTFLGVFGVHRMYQGKWITGLIYLLTGGLFLVGVLYDFWTLNTQISIRNAELRGGR
- the pyrR gene encoding bifunctional pyr operon transcriptional regulator/uracil phosphoribosyltransferase PyrR; protein product: MSLPNPADLISQMAIRLKAHLEHRAISEPRFIGIRTGGVWVAQALLKELGSDSPLGTLDVSFYRDDFSQNGLHPQVRPSALPFEIEGQHLVLIDDVLMSGRTIRAALNELFDYGRPASVTLVCLLDLDAGELPISPDVVGATLSLSAHQRVKLSGPTPLELELQDLAL
- a CDS encoding aspartate carbamoyltransferase catalytic subunit, encoding MTPLDAKRPLQLNAQGQLQHFLSLDGLPRELLTEILDTADSFLEVGGRAVKKVPLLRGKTICNVFFENSTRTRTTFELAAQRLSADVITLNVSTSSASKGETLLDTLRNLEAMAADMFVVRHGDSGAAHFIAEHVCPQVAIINGGDGRHAHPTQGMLDMLTIRRHKGSFENLSVAIVGDILHSRVARSNMLALKTLGCPDIRVIAPKTLLPVGIEQYGVKVYTDMTTGLKDVDVVIMLRLQRERMAGGLLPSEGEFYRLFGLTTARLAGAKPDAIVMHPGPINRGVEIESAVADGNQSVILNQVTYGIAVRMAVLSMAMSGQTAQRQFEQEKAQ
- a CDS encoding TonB family protein codes for the protein MTLPSELPPELSQRGVRPADRLGFTLFLAALIHLALILGVGFTMVEPKQISKTLEITLATFKSEKKPEKADFLAQDNQQGSGTLDKKAVPKTTELAPFQDNQVNKVTPPPAPKPEVKQAAPKAAVTTVAPKPQKAPTQREKTKTEPQPEPVKPAPTFDSSQLSDQISSLEAELANEQQLYAKRPRIYRLNAASTMRDKGAWYKDEWRKKVERIGNLNYPDEARRQQIYGNLRLLVSINRDGTLYEVQVLESSGQPLLDQAAQRIVRLAAPFAPFTGDLNDVDRLEIIRTWKFAKGDRLSSN
- a CDS encoding dihydroorotase; translation: MKLSILGARVIDPASGLDQVTDLHLEAGKIIAIGAAPSGFTAVETIDAKGLVAAPGLVDLNVALREPGYSRKGNITSETRAAAAGGVTSLCCPPHTKPVLDTSAVTELILDRAREAGNCKVFPIGALSKGLEGEQLAELIALRDAGCVAFGNGLESFRSTRTLCRALEYAATFDLTVIFHSQDRDLAEGGLAHEGAVASFLGLPGIPETAETVALARDLLLVEQSGVRAHFSQLTSARGVALIAQAQARGLPVTADVALYQLILTDEALIDFSSLYHVQPPLRTRADRDGLRAAVKSGVVSAISSHHQPHERDAKLAPFGATEPGISSVELLLPLAMTLVEDGLLDLPTLLARLSAGPAEALRLPAGKLAVGAAADLVLFDPASSTIAGEHWLSKGENCPFIGHSLPATVRYTLADGRISYQA
- the ruvX gene encoding Holliday junction resolvase RuvX; translated protein: MALRLILGFDYGTKQIGVAVGQVITGQARELCTLKAQNGVPDWNQVEALIKEWKPDAVVVGLPLNMDGTPSDMCLRAEKFARRLNGRYNLPFYTHDERLTTFEAKGERRDRGGQKGSYRDNPVDAIAAALLLQGWLDENTALFES
- a CDS encoding YqgE/AlgH family protein, whose protein sequence is MKNVDPTYLKHQFLIAMPHMADPNFAQTLTYIVEHTANGAMGLVVNRPQELNLADILEQLRPEVDPPARCQGVPIYTGGPVQTDRGFVLHPSGPKFQATVDLEGLSLSTSQDVLFAIADGVGPEQSLITLGYAGWEAGQLEAELASNAWLTCPYDADILFNTASELRLEAAAAKLRVNLSLLTSQAGHA